The Limnospira fusiformis SAG 85.79 genomic interval CTGTTCTGGATCTAACTGGTTGCGAGTTTCCAATTCATCCAGTAGTTCCGTCACCGCTTCGCGAATTGCGTCAATGGAATTTTCCCTAACTGTCGTCGCGCCACGAATCGCTCGAACTTGCCACTCCACGCCAAATCCTCCTATGATGCTTAGTAGTATAGGTTAACGGGTGGTCAAACACCACCTCGCCTGTGATTGCTTAACCCCCTGCGTGGGAATGTTTAAGGTCGATACAGCCACAGGGGTAAACCACTGGTAGACAACTCAAATTCTACCCAATTTCGGGCATCCGAGATCCTGTTAGTCGCCGCCAGATTATTACTGAGAACCCGATTTAATAAAGATTTCGGCTTTTCCAGGGTACAGCATTCAGTTTTATCCGGGTCAAGATTGACCATTTCCGCTGTCCATCGACGCGCATCTTCTTCACTCCCCAAGCGATCGATCACCCCCAACTGTAGGGCTTGTTCTCCCGTAAAAATGCGCCCATCAGCAAAAGATCGCACCGCCTCAATTTCCAAATTTCGAGACTCAGCCACAGTGCTGACAAACTGTTGATAACTCGTATCAATCAATTCTTGAAGAATTTGCTGTTCTGGTTCCGTTAATTCCCGGTCAAAAGCTAAAATATCCTTATAAGGTCCTGATTTTATGACCTTAAAAGAAACGCCAACTTTTTCCAGTAGTCTTTCTAAGTTATTTCCCCGCAAAATTACACCAATACTGCCTGTAATAGTGCCAGGATTAGCCATAATATGTTCAGCCCCCATGCCAATATAAACACCACCAGAGGCAGAAATATTACCAAAACTAGCCACAATTTTGACTTTTTTTCTTAAAGATTTAAGGGCGCTATAAATTTCCTGGGAGTCGCCAACTGTGCCGCCAGGACTATCAATCCTCAGCAGTAGCGCGGGAAATTTCCGTTCTTCAACGGTTTTCAGTGCCTCTAAAACCCGCTTGCGGGTATCACCAGCAATAGCACCACTAATTTCGATGCGAGCAATTTGTTTACGAAAACGAGACTTAAATGGCCAAATCATGAACTTTTGGGGCTTAATCAAATGGGACGGGTATCGCCGAGACCAGCAAACAGCTAAAATGGGCTAAAGCTAAACACCTCGTATATATCGAGGAGTACAGCCACCTTATTTAAGTATAATCCCACGGGGGGCTGTCTTAGCCGATGTTCTCAGCTAAAGTAGACTTTTTGGCAGTTAACCCCTATCATAGAAACAGTAACTTAACAAAACTACATATAGCAGCGGACAGGGAATCGGGAACACCGGACATCAAAAGGCCACCATCTAGGTTTCATCTTGTGTCTACTGCTATAAATAGCACAACTCACCCCCAACGAAATCGGGTGAGTGCAAACTTCAAAGATTCCTGGGAGAAAACTTGCCAATGCTAACAAAGCAGACCAACACGGATTTACCCTTGAAACCATTATTGCTGATCGCGCCATTTTTCCTGTGGGGTACGGCAATGGTAGCCATGAAAGGGGTAATTCCCCACACTACACCCCTATTTATGGCGGGGATGAGATTGGTTCCGGCGGGGGTGTTGGTTCTGTTATTTTGCTTAATCCAAGGAAGACCTCAACCTAAAACCTGGAAAGCCTGGTTATGGATTGGCTTATTTGCTTTGGTCGATGGCGCTTTATTTCAAGGATTCCTGGCTGAGGGACTGGTGAGAACTAATGCGGGTTTGGGTTCGGTGATGATTGACACCCAACCTCTGGCGGTAGCCATTCTCTGTCTGTGGCTGTTTAATGAAAGCATCCGCTTTTGGGGATGGTTAGGGTTGGTCATTGGGGTGATTGGTATTAGTGCCATCGGTTTACCGGATCAGTTGATTTTGGGGTGGTTTAACTTACTACCAGCAGAACAAATGGTCACCTCGCCAATATTAGAAAGTGGGGAATGGTTGATGCTATTGGCCGCTTTGTCAATGGCGGTGGGGACGGTTTTAGTCCGGGGAGTGTGTCGCCACTGTGACCCGGTGGTGGGGACGGGTTGGCACATGATTATTGGCGGTTTGCCTCTATTTATGTTGTCTGGTGGCTGGGAAGCTGACCAATGGGTTAATATTGATGGCGGCGGTTGGATGGCGATCGCTTATTCGACTATTTTTGGTAGTGCGATCGCTTATGGCTTATTCTTTTATTTCGCTTCTAGTGGTTCCCTAACTAGCCTCAGTTCCCTCACTTTCCTAACCCCTATTTTTGCCCTGCTATTTGGTAATCTGTTTTTGGGAGAGGTACTCACTCCTTTACAGTCAATGGGGGTGGGATTAACCTTGGTCAGTATCTATCTGGTCAATCAGAGAGATATCTTGGCTGATAAGTTCAAATTTGGTCACTCTGCTGCTGAGTCTATCCCCTCAGAAACTACTCAACCTATGGAGGTATCCCTACCCGTAAAAATCCCGGAGTCCGAACCTAAATTGTAAACCTGAACTGCGAGCTAAGACTATGAAAGTAGGTGCCAACTATCTAGGAGGCGATCGCTGTGAATTTGTCGTCTGGTCCCCCCTTCGAGAAACTGTCAATCTGCAAATCGAGACACCATCACCTCGGCTAGTTCCCATGACTAAGGATTCTCAGGGATACTGGCGGGTGACCGTTTCTGATGTACCACCAGGGACTCGCTATCGTTATCAACTTGATGGCGATACCATTCGACCTGACCCCGCCTCTCAGTCGCAACCAGAAGATGTACACGGACCCTCTCAGGTAGTTGATCATCATGGCTTTCATTGGGAAGATAGCAACTGGTCAGGAGTCCCGCTGGCTGATTTAATTATCTATGAATTGCACGTTGGCACTTTTACCCCAGAGGGTACTTTTCAAGCTGTTATTTCCCGCATTCCCGAATTATTAGAGTTAGGAATTACCGCCATTGAATTAATGCCGGTTTCCCAGTTTCCTGGTAGTCGGAACTGGGGTTATGATGGCGTTTATCCCTACGGTGTTCAGACTTCCTATGGGGGACCAGAAGGATTAAAAGCTCTCGTTAATGCCTGTCATAAACAGGGAATGGCTGTGGTTTTGGATGTGGTATATAACCACTTCGGACCGGAGGGTAATTATACCCGTGATTTCGGACCTTATTTTACTTCTAAATATCAAACACCCTGGGGAAGTGCCATTAACTATGATGATGCGGGTAGTCCGGGGGTGCGGAATTTCGTCTTAGAGAATGTTCTCTATTGGTTCCGCGATTATCATATTGACGCGCTGCGATTAGATGCAATTCATGCTATTTATGACTTTGGCGCTAAACATATTTTAGAGGAAATGTCCGACCGGGTAGCCGCACTATCTGAGGCACAGGGTCGCCAGTTTTACCTAATCGCTGAAAGTGATTTAAATGACGTGAGAATTATTAACCCCAAAAACCTGGGAGGTTATGGGATTGATGCCCAATGGAGTGATGATTTTCACCATGCTTTGAGAACCTTAATTACCGGAGATTTGACCGGGTATTATAAGGATTTTGGCAAATGTGCCGATTTGGCTAAAGCCCTATCCGAGAGTTTTGTCTACTCCTGGGATTATTCCCCTAATCGCGATCGCTATCATGGTAGTTATGCAGGCTCGCGCCCTCCCTCTCAATTTGTGGTATGCTGTCAAAATCATGACCAAATTGGCAACCGGATGTTAGGAGAAAGGTTGTCTCAACTGGCATCCTTGGAAGCCCTAAAATTAGCCGCCGCCACGGTATTGTTATCTCCCTATATTCCTATGTTATTTATGGGCGAAGAGTACGGAGAAACCGCCCCATTTCTGTATTTTATCAGTCACAGTGACCCCGATTTAATTGAGGCAGTTCGCCAGGGGAGAAAATCGGAATTTGAGGAGTTTCACGCCGTCGGAGAACCCCCAGATGCCCAAAGTATTGAGACCTTTAAGCAATCTATTCTCCATTGGGAAAAACGCAGCCAGGGACACCATAAAACCCTCTTAGGTTTCTATCAAAAACTGATTAGCCTACGCCATGAGATTCCCGCTATTAAAAAAGGCGATCGCCAAAGCCAAAAAGTCACCAGCGACGAATCCCAAAAACTAATATCTTCCCATCGGTGGACTGATAACTCTCAAATTTTGTGTATATTGAACTTTAATACACAACCAGTCACCTACCATTTCCAGAATTCTGGTCAAACTTGGCGCAAAAAGTTAGATTCCTCTGATTCTATATGGATGGGTCCAGGTTCTCATCTTCCTGATACCATTAACAATTCCCAGGAAATTACCCTAAACCCCGAAAGTTGTATCCTCTACAACTGTTAAACATCCATTCAGTCAACTACTACTTCCCTCGACATAAATTATGCGTATTCCTGTTGCTACCTACAGAATCCAATTTAACCCTAATTTTGATTTTGAAGATGCCCAAAAAATTGTCCCTTACCTGCAAGAATTAGGCATTTCCGATATCTATGCTTCCCCAATTTTTAAAGCCAGAAGTGGTAGTACCCATGGTTATGATGTCGTTGACCCCAACCAAATTAACCCCGAATTAGGTTCCCCAGAAACCTTTGATGAGTTAATCGAAGAAATCCAAAAACGCGACATGGGATGGGTTCAAGATATCGTCCCTAACCACATGGCTTATGATAGCGAAAATAAGCTATTGATGGATGTGTTAGAACATGGGCCAGATTCCGAATATTTTGATTATTTTGAAATTGATTGGGATCAAGCTTATGAGAACATCAAAGGACGAGTCCTAGCGCCATTATTAGGAGACTTTTATGGCAACTGTTTAGAAAACGGAGAGTTGAAACTTTCCTATAATGAATCCGGGTTAAGTGTCAATTATTACCATCTCAAATTCCCCCTCAGAATTGAATCCTATGCTACCCTCATCAGCTATAAAATTAACACCCTTTCCCAAACCCTAGGAAACCGTCACCCTGATGTAATTAAATTGTTGGGGGTTCTGTATATCCTCAAAAATATTCCCTCCGAAACCTCTAGCCAGCAGCGACGAGACCAGGCGGAATTTGTCAAAAAACTGCTGTGGGAAATTTATCAAGATAATCCAGAGATTCAGAAATTCATTGACGAAAATCTTGATTTCTTTAATGGGGATACCGGGAAAAGGGAGAGTTTTAATCTCTTGGATAACCTGTTATCTGATCAATTTTTCCGCCTGTCATTTTGGAAGGTCGGCGCAGAAGAATTAAACTATCGCCGCTTTTTTACCGTTAATGAATTGATTTGTGTTAGGGTCGAAGATTATAAGGTTTTTCAACGCACCCATGATTTAATTGGTGAGTTTGTCAAGTCCGGTAAATTTACCGGATTAAGAATTGACCATATTGATGGACTTTATAACCCAGTTCAATATCTGCGGTGGCTGCGGGAAAAAACCGGAGAGATTTATATTGTCGTTGAAAAAATCCTGGAATTAGAGGAAAAATTACCCGCTAACTGGCCGATTCAGGGAACCAGTGGTTATGAGTTTTTGAATTATGTCAATGGCTTATTTTGCCAGAGTAAAAATCAGGAAAGGTTTAATCAAATCTATGCCCAAATGACCGGACTTGCCAGAGATTATAATGATTTATTGGTCGCGAAAAAACGGCTAATTGCTGATAAGAATTTGGCGGGAGATGCTGATAATTTGGCACAGTTACTCAAGCGGGTTTGTGGTGATTATCGCTACGGACGAGATTTCACTTTAGTAGGTCTAAAAACTGCGATTATGGAGTTTTTGGTCAGGTTTCCGGTCTATCGGACTTATATTAATCAGGAAGGTGTGGGAGACGATGACCGCGCCTATGTGCAACAGGCGATTCGGGAAGCTAAGGGGAAATTGCCGGAACTTTTGAATGAGCTTAATTTGATGGAAAAGTTCCTGTTTCTTGATTATGATGAGTTTTTGAGTGAGGAAAATCAACAGTTGTGGCTGCGTTTTGTGATGAAATTGCAGCAGTTTTCCGGTCCGTTAACGGCTAAGGGAATTGAAGATACTCTGTTTTATGTTTATTACCGATTTTTGGCGTTAAATGAGGTGGGAGGTGCGCCTAATCATTTCGGTATTTCTCTGGAAGAATTCCACCAGTTTAATCAGCAACGTCTGGACAGTTGGCCCCATGCCATGAATGCGACGGCTACCCATGACACCAAGCGAGGGGAAGATGTCCGATCGCGTTTAAATGTGATTTCAGAAATACCTGATCAGTGGGAAGAAAGGGTGAAGGTTTGGTCACAGTTGAACCTTGTTCATAAAACCAAAATTGATAGCAAGATAATTCCCGATCGCAATGATGAATATTTCCTCTATCAGACTTTGGTCGGTTCTTTCCCCTTCCTAGAAGAAGAATATCCTGAGTATATCCAACGGATTAAAGATTATGTCGTTAAAGCAGTCCGGGAAGCTAAAGTACATACGGCTTGGTTACGACCAGATACTGATTATGAAAATGGCTTTGTGAATTTTGTCGAGCAAATCCTGGATTTCTCGGAGGATAATAAATTTTGGCAGGAGTTCCGACCCTTCCAAGAAAAAGTCGCTTTTTATGGGGTGTTTAATTCCCTGTCTCAGACTCTACTCAAGTTAATCAGTCCTGGACTACCCGATATTTATCAGGGGACAGAATTATGGGATTTAAGTTTAGTTGATCCAGACAACCGTCGTCCGGTCGATTTTGATGGTCGCCTGTCCTATCTCCAGGAAATTAAGCGACGATCGCGCACCGGAATGGAGAATTTAATTGATGATTTAATGGCGACTTGGGAAGATGGTCGTTTAAAGTTGTTTTTAATTGCGCGGGTTTTACAAGCCAGACAGGAATATCTGGAGGTATTCCAACAGGGAGACTATCAACCTGTAGCCGTAACTGGTAAATATAGCGATCGCATTATAGCTTTAGCGCGCAGTCATGGTAAACAGACAGCGATCGCCATTGTACCGAGGTTTTTGACCGATGTTATAGAACCCCCTCAATTTCCCCTAGGTGATATTTGGGGAGATACCGCTATAATTGTTCCAGAAGGTAGTGGGTCTAATTGGCATGAAGCGATCGTCAATCATGACATAGCCGCCAGTCCCAACATTCTCGTAAGTCAAATTCTCCAGTATTTCCCCGTCGGTTTACTGATTAATGAATCAGTCCCCATTTCCGACAAATAATTCCCTAGTCTCCTTGGGGGTATTCTTCCCATAACTTTGTCTTTTGGCGAATACTCCCATAATTACCATTCCCCAAAATCAGGTGGTCGAGGATAGGTAAAGACAATAATTGACCCCCTTCCAGAAGTAGGCGGGTCAACTCAAGATCTTGATAACTAGGTTCAACATTTCCTGAAGGGTGATTATGAGCAATAATCAGACGGGTGGCATTGTGTTTGAGTACCTCCCGGAAAATGTCACGGGGATGAGCCAGGGTTTCTGTAGCCGTTCCTATGGTCAACAGCTTAGTTCCCAATAGGCGGTTTTTCACATCCATTAACAAGATAGCAAATCTTTCTTGTGTCTGCCACATCAAATTATGGCTGAGAGCATTAGCAGCCACCAGGGGACTGTCAATGACCGTCAATTCCGGGGGTTTAGATAGAAAGACTCGCTTTCCCAATTCGATCGCAGCTAGGATAGTGGTAGCCTTAGCCGGACCTACTCCGTCAATTTTAGTAAGTTCCGCGACGCTGATATTTGGCATCACCGAGAGGGGATCTTTCTGATACTGGCTGAGTTCCTTTAATATGTATTGTCCGAGACCAACCGACGAGAGTTTCCCTTTTCCCTGACCTGTTCCCAGCAAAATGGCTATTAATTCTGCGGTAGAGAGGCTTTGGGGTCCCAAAGCCATTAATCTTTCACGGGGTCTCTCACTCGTAGGGATATCCGCAACTCTGAGGCTGTAGGTCATGCCATAATTTACACTCGTAAGTTAGATGAAGCATTCCCCGATTGTAGCCCACAAATGACCAGTTAATTCCGAAATAAAAATAAAATTCCCCCGAATAGGGGGAATTGATTTAGGTCTTGCCTTTTTCAGGGATAGAAGCGATCGCTTTTGGTTTTTGGTAGCTTACGCCACCCCCAATCGCCTATCGCTCCTCAACCCCTATGTCACTAAATAATCAGAATGTCACTGGTGGTAATAACCGGGAAGGTTCCATCCGGCAGTGGATTGAACCGAATAATAGGATTCGCTCCTTCTGGTGTGATTCCTCCTGCTATATTGCTGTCATCGTACCAGAGTACACCAAACTCTCGTTCATAAATTAGCGCTGGAGTATTAATTGCCTCCATCTGTGCAGCATTAAGGGTATCCCGCCAACCTCCTTCTTCCAAGTTAACGAACTGGTTCTGTCCAAGTTGATTGCCAGGTACTCCCGGAACCAGAGCAAAGCCAAAGCCACCAACGCTAGGGTCTCTGAAAAACACCAGTCGGTCATTACCACTGTGATTAAAGTCGGTAATAAAGTCCATATCCGCAAAAACGTCCTCAGATTCAGGATCAGGTATCACCGACCCACGGAACTGATAGACGAAGTGGTCGTCACCCTCACCACCAGTTAAGATGTTTTGACGGGCGTTTGGACTGTTGCCACCGTAGAGGGTATCATTTCCAGGTCCACCATCAAGTATATCATTACCTTCACCACCGACGAGGAAGTCATTACCACCGCCACCGAGGAGAGTATTATTGCCAGCGCCACCGAAGAGGAGGTCATTACCTGATCCGGTGATAATCAGGTCATTGCCCCTACTACCCTCAATGGTATTGTTACCGTGAAGGTTGGTGATATCTACGCCCTGAAGAGTTTCGCCCTCAACAACGTCATCTTCGCCGATAACCAAAGCTGCCGTGATACTGTCATCACCCAGCATATTGGCAGTATCAGTCAACAGGATGTCATTGGTAGTTCCCAATACAATGGTATCGTTACCAGAGCCACCAGCGATAACGTTAGTGATAGTATCGTCACCAACAGGCAACTCCTCTTCACCTACATCAGTATCCTCACGGGCAGGATTTACGGCGTAAATTAAGTCATTACCAGCCCCACCAAACAGGCTAACGGTAATCTCTTGGGGAATAGTATTGGTGTTAAACCACTGGCGACCGTCCAGGGTGTTGTTGCCACTGCCACCGTCCATCAAACTGAAGAGTTGCCCCACCAGGCTATCATCGCCTTCACCACCAAATAGGGAGTCACCCAAAAATGCAGATACTAAGGTATCGTTACCAAGACCACCATCTAGGACGCTACCTCCCGCAAAACCTGGTCGGGAACTAGGAATACCCTGGGTGGTTGGTTGGTCTGAGGGGTTAGTGGATAGGAAGTCATCTCCGTCGCCGCCCAATAGGGTATCCTGAGCGGCAAAACTCATAATCGTATCGTTACCAGCACCACCAACTAGGGAGTTCTGGCCTTCTCCGAATCTGCCGATGGGACCCATAATTGAATCGTCACCAGCACCACCCATCATGGTTACTTGGGTGACACCAACCAAGGCGGGCCTAGTATCAAAGGGGGCAAAACTCTGGGTCAGAGGATCAAAATCGGATGGGCCAATACCAGTAACCCGTTCATATGCCCTAGGGTCTTGAATTCTGAAGATGTTTGCAGCTACTAGGGTGTCGTTACCTTGATCCCCAGAAAGGTACGAGCCGCTGCCAACTCCCACAATGAAGTCGTTATCTTGACCACCATAGAGACTATCTCCGGTGTTGATCCCAACAATCGTGTCATTGCCAATGTTGCCGTTAACCCAGTTGTTACCTTGGTTAGCACCACCAACAGCAGGGGGAACCGCTAGACCAACATTGCTCTGACCAGAGGCATTGTAGAAACCGATTCGGTCATCTCCTTTACCCCCGTAGATGGTGTCATTACCCTGCAAACCACCTAATATCGTGTCGTCATCCTGATTCCCAAACATGAGGTTGCCGCCAGCGACTGCAACTAGCAAGTCTCTTCCGGCTCCTCCATACAGGGTTGCTGGTAGTTCAGCGACGATGGTATCGCGACCGTCTCCACCCACTAAAGCCACCCCAGCAGCACGACCTAACAGAGAGTCATTACCAGGGCCACCAAATAGGGTATCACCGGGGCCACGAGCTACCAGGACATCATTTCCACTAACGTCACTGCCAACTAGGCTATCTCCATAAACCAGACTACCTCCCAGGGTTGAGGTGAAAATGGTGTCGTTTCCTCCAAGACCCAGGATTGTGTCTGGTCTAGGGGCAAAAGGTGCGTCCTGATTATATTGATCAGGTCCGCTAGTTAAAAAGGTTGGACCTCTTCCAGATGTCATTTTGTTTCACTCCTCCGCAATGATGTTTTTTGATCCGTTGGGACTACAGACACTGCCTGAAACACCAGAGATTGTTCCGCAGTAGTTTAACCTTTTTACCGTCAGCAAGTCTAGTCCCTTCCCCACTGTTCTGTCTACAATGTCTGTAGTGTGGTTAGGATTGCTTGGGTGTATTATGATTGGTTCTTGGGGCAATTTCTCCAGAAATGTCTGGTAATCATTACTCTTAAAGATTATCTTGGGTACTCTTGCTGTTGGGACGAAATATATCCCTACTATGTTCCTGCCCACTCCTTATTTCAGCCAGTTTCAGCCCAAAAGGGTCTTATAAGCACGCTGATAAGATTTCGCTCAGATATGATTTATGCCCGGGAACTCCTCCTTTTTTCGTCTAGTCAAAGGTCTATTTGATGGGAATTATATGTTATTTCTGACCACTAACTTTGCTGTAGCAAAATTAGATAATCTGGGGTCAAAGTTTCGGGTTAGGGAAACCTCGATCGCCTATGCAATGACTGGCTGGGAGGAAATCTGTTCCCCAGAGGTGGGCTGGGATTTTTGAGCGACTTGTTCGATCAGTTGCAGTTGTTTTGACAACAATTTGGACAGATCATAACGCTCTAGGACTGTTTCCCTGGCTCGGACTCGCAAATCTGCCATACGGTTGGGGTGGTCTAATACCTCATCAACCCGGTCGGCGATTTGTTTGGGGGAAAAGAAATCGACCAGTAAGCCGTTGTAGCCATCTTGAATCACCTCCCGAATAGGGGGGGTGTCGGAACCAATGACTAGACAACCGGTGGAAAGGCTTTCTATCATAGACCAAGACAATACAAAGGGTCGAGTTAAGTATACATGGACTGCAGAGGCTTGAATCACTTTCAGGTATTGGCCATAGGGCAAGGGACCGACAAAGTGAATCCTAGATAGATCCAGGGGGATCTGAGCCAGCATTTTGTCTTTGTAACTCATGCCATTGGGTAAGGATTTACCGTAGCAAACTCTCTCGGATCCGACAACTACCACATGGCAGTTTGGTCGTCTTTCCTGTATGTACGCCACGGCTTCGATAAATTCTGGAAAACCCCTATAAGGTTCCATACCACGCGCTACATAGGTGACTATCTCATCAACTTGACTCAAGTCTAAATTAGGTAGTACCAATTTAGCGCTGGGGTCGGGTTTAAAGTAGGTGGTGTCTACGCCGTCATGAATGACGGAGATTTTCGATTGGAGTTCCGAGGGAAATTGCGATCGCTGCCAATAGGTGGGTGAAATCCCCCAATCACAGGAGTATAGGTCAATTAAAATCGGGCAATTTTTGACTCTAATCCTAGCCATATCATCAACGGTGAGGGGGTCGGCGGGGTCAAAGTCCGCATCGGAACCTTTAGCCTTATAAAACCACTCGAAATAACACAGTAAAGGGGTATCGGGAAAAGCCTCTTTGATGAAGAGGGTGGGACCCCAACCGGAGTGACCGCAGACGATATCGGGAACAAAACCCATGGATTTGAGTTTCTCAGCCATCCGATAGACGGCTTGACCATATATTACAGCACTTTCTATTCCCCGCAAATATTGGTGAGTTTCCGGGGCGCTGTCCCGGTTGGGGGTGAATAGGGCTTTAGTAACTCCGGGAATTTTCCATTCTGGGCGTTCGTATTTGGTACCGAAAATGATTTGATTATTGGGGTCTGCACCCAGGGCGGTGATAATATGTCGATATTGGGCGGGAAAGTTGGGATGTAGGAATAATGCTCGCATAATCAAGGAATAGTTGGGCTATGAAGTGATACTGACTGTGGGGGAAACGGGGGCGCGACAGATCCAAACGCAGTCACGGGGTACGGTGGTGGTGTCTTTGTGTAAGATTTCGTAGCCGATATGGCTGAGAAATTTAGCCATCAGGTTGTCGGTCATTATGGAAAAGGCGGTTCCTTGTCTACGTCCCAGCAGGTTCTGATCCCAATCTACTAGGAATTTCTGCCAACCGAGGTCACTGAGGGTGTTGGTGTGGTGGAATATACACAGG includes:
- the sppA gene encoding signal peptide peptidase SppA is translated as MIWPFKSRFRKQIARIEISGAIAGDTRKRVLEALKTVEERKFPALLLRIDSPGGTVGDSQEIYSALKSLRKKVKIVASFGNISASGGVYIGMGAEHIMANPGTITGSIGVILRGNNLERLLEKVGVSFKVIKSGPYKDILAFDRELTEPEQQILQELIDTSYQQFVSTVAESRNLEIEAVRSFADGRIFTGEQALQLGVIDRLGSEEDARRWTAEMVNLDPDKTECCTLEKPKSLLNRVLSNNLAATNRISDARNWVEFELSTSGLPLWLYRP
- a CDS encoding DMT family transporter, which translates into the protein MLTKQTNTDLPLKPLLLIAPFFLWGTAMVAMKGVIPHTTPLFMAGMRLVPAGVLVLLFCLIQGRPQPKTWKAWLWIGLFALVDGALFQGFLAEGLVRTNAGLGSVMIDTQPLAVAILCLWLFNESIRFWGWLGLVIGVIGISAIGLPDQLILGWFNLLPAEQMVTSPILESGEWLMLLAALSMAVGTVLVRGVCRHCDPVVGTGWHMIIGGLPLFMLSGGWEADQWVNIDGGGWMAIAYSTIFGSAIAYGLFFYFASSGSLTSLSSLTFLTPIFALLFGNLFLGEVLTPLQSMGVGLTLVSIYLVNQRDILADKFKFGHSAAESIPSETTQPMEVSLPVKIPESEPKL
- the treZ gene encoding malto-oligosyltrehalose trehalohydrolase; protein product: MKVGANYLGGDRCEFVVWSPLRETVNLQIETPSPRLVPMTKDSQGYWRVTVSDVPPGTRYRYQLDGDTIRPDPASQSQPEDVHGPSQVVDHHGFHWEDSNWSGVPLADLIIYELHVGTFTPEGTFQAVISRIPELLELGITAIELMPVSQFPGSRNWGYDGVYPYGVQTSYGGPEGLKALVNACHKQGMAVVLDVVYNHFGPEGNYTRDFGPYFTSKYQTPWGSAINYDDAGSPGVRNFVLENVLYWFRDYHIDALRLDAIHAIYDFGAKHILEEMSDRVAALSEAQGRQFYLIAESDLNDVRIINPKNLGGYGIDAQWSDDFHHALRTLITGDLTGYYKDFGKCADLAKALSESFVYSWDYSPNRDRYHGSYAGSRPPSQFVVCCQNHDQIGNRMLGERLSQLASLEALKLAAATVLLSPYIPMLFMGEEYGETAPFLYFISHSDPDLIEAVRQGRKSEFEEFHAVGEPPDAQSIETFKQSILHWEKRSQGHHKTLLGFYQKLISLRHEIPAIKKGDRQSQKVTSDESQKLISSHRWTDNSQILCILNFNTQPVTYHFQNSGQTWRKKLDSSDSIWMGPGSHLPDTINNSQEITLNPESCILYNC
- the treY gene encoding malto-oligosyltrehalose synthase, which encodes MRIPVATYRIQFNPNFDFEDAQKIVPYLQELGISDIYASPIFKARSGSTHGYDVVDPNQINPELGSPETFDELIEEIQKRDMGWVQDIVPNHMAYDSENKLLMDVLEHGPDSEYFDYFEIDWDQAYENIKGRVLAPLLGDFYGNCLENGELKLSYNESGLSVNYYHLKFPLRIESYATLISYKINTLSQTLGNRHPDVIKLLGVLYILKNIPSETSSQQRRDQAEFVKKLLWEIYQDNPEIQKFIDENLDFFNGDTGKRESFNLLDNLLSDQFFRLSFWKVGAEELNYRRFFTVNELICVRVEDYKVFQRTHDLIGEFVKSGKFTGLRIDHIDGLYNPVQYLRWLREKTGEIYIVVEKILELEEKLPANWPIQGTSGYEFLNYVNGLFCQSKNQERFNQIYAQMTGLARDYNDLLVAKKRLIADKNLAGDADNLAQLLKRVCGDYRYGRDFTLVGLKTAIMEFLVRFPVYRTYINQEGVGDDDRAYVQQAIREAKGKLPELLNELNLMEKFLFLDYDEFLSEENQQLWLRFVMKLQQFSGPLTAKGIEDTLFYVYYRFLALNEVGGAPNHFGISLEEFHQFNQQRLDSWPHAMNATATHDTKRGEDVRSRLNVISEIPDQWEERVKVWSQLNLVHKTKIDSKIIPDRNDEYFLYQTLVGSFPFLEEEYPEYIQRIKDYVVKAVREAKVHTAWLRPDTDYENGFVNFVEQILDFSEDNKFWQEFRPFQEKVAFYGVFNSLSQTLLKLISPGLPDIYQGTELWDLSLVDPDNRRPVDFDGRLSYLQEIKRRSRTGMENLIDDLMATWEDGRLKLFLIARVLQARQEYLEVFQQGDYQPVAVTGKYSDRIIALARSHGKQTAIAIVPRFLTDVIEPPQFPLGDIWGDTAIIVPEGSGSNWHEAIVNHDIAASPNILVSQILQYFPVGLLINESVPISDK
- the radC gene encoding RadC family protein is translated as MTYSLRVADIPTSERPRERLMALGPQSLSTAELIAILLGTGQGKGKLSSVGLGQYILKELSQYQKDPLSVMPNISVAELTKIDGVGPAKATTILAAIELGKRVFLSKPPELTVIDSPLVAANALSHNLMWQTQERFAILLMDVKNRLLGTKLLTIGTATETLAHPRDIFREVLKHNATRLIIAHNHPSGNVEPSYQDLELTRLLLEGGQLLSLPILDHLILGNGNYGSIRQKTKLWEEYPQGD
- a CDS encoding calcium-binding protein; this encodes MTSGRGPTFLTSGPDQYNQDAPFAPRPDTILGLGGNDTIFTSTLGGSLVYGDSLVGSDVSGNDVLVARGPGDTLFGGPGNDSLLGRAAGVALVGGDGRDTIVAELPATLYGGAGRDLLVAVAGGNLMFGNQDDDTILGGLQGNDTIYGGKGDDRIGFYNASGQSNVGLAVPPAVGGANQGNNWVNGNIGNDTIVGINTGDSLYGGQDNDFIVGVGSGSYLSGDQGNDTLVAANIFRIQDPRAYERVTGIGPSDFDPLTQSFAPFDTRPALVGVTQVTMMGGAGDDSIMGPIGRFGEGQNSLVGGAGNDTIMSFAAQDTLLGGDGDDFLSTNPSDQPTTQGIPSSRPGFAGGSVLDGGLGNDTLVSAFLGDSLFGGEGDDSLVGQLFSLMDGGSGNNTLDGRQWFNTNTIPQEITVSLFGGAGNDLIYAVNPAREDTDVGEEELPVGDDTITNVIAGGSGNDTIVLGTTNDILLTDTANMLGDDSITAALVIGEDDVVEGETLQGVDITNLHGNNTIEGSRGNDLIITGSGNDLLFGGAGNNTLLGGGGNDFLVGGEGNDILDGGPGNDTLYGGNSPNARQNILTGGEGDDHFVYQFRGSVIPDPESEDVFADMDFITDFNHSGNDRLVFFRDPSVGGFGFALVPGVPGNQLGQNQFVNLEEGGWRDTLNAAQMEAINTPALIYEREFGVLWYDDSNIAGGITPEGANPIIRFNPLPDGTFPVITTSDILII